Proteins co-encoded in one Carassius carassius chromosome 35, fCarCar2.1, whole genome shotgun sequence genomic window:
- the LOC132116499 gene encoding testis-expressed protein 15-like isoform X2 yields the protein MYKNNIMDNTVIEIASCVEVSSCRTSDNCDLSLPMAVKQKQNGRSCCEVSERSPELDMETEKQDHSAQWELYKRIQLDQLLPSMFQKQVFSSSTNSNMGRPADNISKLRNESKDHSKVETNLNMRFCKDIHLKVTLKASKTSAHNTEVLSLSERFSKIKVLQKKLSERNNEMIQSPMIQMCSSKGYKETATCNVELLQLLAQRYSKSKMYVKRKSLSRTGSKKACLKKQHAVLSLGHSLKRSIYVKKTCFWKTKRNHSRTVVSAESPHETVNSKATSDSSNSQSEIVLTEHEDQDPDSLTSDDRQPSHVQGSQEANTTLPGDKPIEEPISHTEPLSEDIYKSDSVYTEKATKDLTTNLISSMVDKGEQVKTAENISNQSQTSLTTCSRKEHRSNTECKEENMFLKLTSETGLNPLSKEHFTMKITVDDNVGALSMHDCEASETHSDVPANNTINSHKTKLHTNMTAEAKVMDAINAKAETDTIKFSEQNASMKNTLNVQCFETTEHMSADIPYMNQSCFKMFTSTSNVSSVRSTGSEAFEETTPDSKQCGPKDLKYASNNVIDLTVDDPALSVQCKISSEQVNTKKSSNTSLLGSTKSPSTLAIKDNCNLSKTDQNKINEASSPETQLISKLRDYLSKFESTVKKQEEVNEDLKERPVVWITLDSTAHKQQLFEKSQYCMVNVPCLMPHRGEAVKKDNSSEYTEAPIQARKVVRSEHAQNGTDVCLLVPVESKRGRRSSQIKRTSKQRSRKTSVPSVSPNSTSAIDTVKGNSPHPLPQVNDQNTVFPEISISNTLNAQLQMQRKNTTGQQNPSMIFNSLCKQKSQKKPSLNTIKIIADGNVSSTFADNKYSISDISNTLEMADQTTSLTELGSLHSKCKIMLQHFISCFEQDQKVPFNQYFISRGIILEKYLDHPPAQADLKYEAVNSYLELQMMMEAWQFVENKINFLSGKPTFRSLLWYDPSLYGELYKGEVGFQQQSSLFTSFQKILAQEGCSKLLEYYSAVSSVHQQLCAAPDASYYMYLKSKRELLEAEAALRNPHNIKSFFLSVPVSAMINLGDSLERLEKIHKVIMTFVETPSDQLPGTFDVGKAEHLSITFRYLQEKAIFVKSCKEIISKVSWFGIEHLFYDASKVHVWQDMSHGAPSEVLKTYNNSNPQIIFGVTESGVTLVNKVEQPPPSMDGAETPTKQTSNAVRKRKGLQLWTSSQPSVAKSVKADNDVAYKMAKRR from the coding sequence ATGTATAAAAACAACATCATGGATAACACAGTCATAGAAATCGCAAGCTGTGTTGAAGTCTCTAGTTGTAGGACATCAGACAATTGTGATCTAAGTCTTCCCATGGCAGTAAAGCAAAAGCAGAATGGGAGAAGTTGCTGTGAAGTCTCTGAAAGATCTCCAGAACTTGATATGGAAACAGAAAAGCAAGACCACAGTGCTCAATGGGAATTGTACAAAAGAATTCAACTTGATCAACTTTTGCCAAGCATGTTTCAAAAGCAGGTTTTCTCCTCAAGTACAAACAGCAATATGGGCAGACCTGCAGACAACATTTCCAAGCTAAGAAATGAAAGCAAAGATCACAGCAAAGTTGAAACGAACCTAAACATGAGATTCTGCAAAGATATCCATCTCAAAGTTACTCTAAAAGCCAGCAAAACATCTGCTCATAATACAGAAGTGCTTTCTCTCTCTGAGCGATTTTCAAAAATTAAAGTCCTTCAAAAGAAATTGAGTGAAAGAAACAATGAAATGATTCAAAGCCCAATGATCCAAATGTGCAGTAGCAAAGGATACAAAGAAACTGCAACTTGTAATGTTGAACTACTACAACTACTAGCTCAGAGGTACAGTAAatctaaaatgtatgtaaaacggAAGAGCTTGAGCAGAACAGGCAGTAAGAAGGCATGTCTCAAAAAACAGCACGCAGTTCTATCACTAGGTCACTCTCTAAAGAGGAGCATATATGTCAAAAAGACATGCTTTTGGAAAACAAAGAGGAATCATAGCAGAACAGTTGTGTCTGCTGAGAGCCCCCATGAAACAGTAAACAGCAAAGCAACATCAGACTCTTCAAACAGTCAGTCTGAAATAGTCCTTACAGAACATGAAGATCAAGACCCAGACTCTCTCACATCTGATGATAGACAACCGTCACATGTTCAGGGTTCTCAGGAGGCTAATACCACTCTTCCTGGGGACAAACCAATAGAGGAGCCAATAAGTCATACAGAACCACTTTCAGAAGATATCTATAAAAGTGATTCAGTCTACACTGAGAAGGCAACAAAAGATTTGACTACAAATCTAATCTCATCAATGGTGGATAAAGGAGAACAAGTGAAAACAGCTGAAAACATCTCCAATCAAAGCCAAACATCCTTGACTACATGCTCTAGAAAAGAACATAGGAGTAACACAGAATGCAAAGAGGAGAACATGTTTCTGAAATTGACATCAGAGACTGGACTGAATCCATTAAGCAAGGAGCATTTCacaatgaaaatcacagtagatgaCAATGTAGGTGCTTTGAGTATGCATGATTGTGAGGCATCAGAAACACACAGTGATGTGCctgcaaacaacacaatcaacagtCATAAAACTAAACTCCATACAAACATGACAGCAGAAGCCAAGGTGATGGATGCTATCAATGCTAAGGCTGAGACAGACACTATAAAATTTAGTGAGCAAAATGCAAGTATGAAAAATACTCTAAATGTACAGTGTTTTGAAACAACAGAGCACATGTCAGCAGATATCCCATATATGAACCAATCATGTTTCAAAATGTTTACTAGCACATCTAATGTCAGCAGTGTTCGGAGTACTGGTTCTGAGGCATTTGAAGAAACAACACCAGATTCAAAGCAGTGTGGTCCAAAGGATTTGAAATATGCATCAAATAATGTTATTGATCTTACTGTTGATGATCCAGCGTTGAGCGTCCAATGTAAGATTTCTTCAGAACAGGTGAACACAAAGAAGAGTAGCAACACTAGTTTGCTTGGCTCTACCAAATCACCAAGTACTCTGGCAATCAAAGACAACTGTAATTTATCAAagacagaccaaaacaaaattaACGAGGCAAGCTCACCAGAAACTCAGCTCATTTCTAAACTAAGAGATTATTTGTCCAAATTTGAGTCCACTGTCAAGAAACAAGAAGAGGTGAATGAAGATCTTAAAGAAAGACCAGTGGTGTGGATAACACTTGACAGCACAGCCCATAAACAGCAGTTGTTTGAAAAAAGCCAGTATTGTATGGTAAATGTTCCCTGCCTGATGCCTCACAGGGGTGAAGCTGTTAAAAAAGACAATTCAAGTGAATACACAGAAGCCCCTATTCAAGCTAGGAAGGTTGTTCGAAGTGAACATGCTCAAAATGGAACTGATGTTTGCCTACTAGTGCCAGTTGAATCTAAGAGAGGCAGACGATCTTCTCAAATCAAACGAACCAGTAAGCAAAGATCAAGAAAGACCTCAGTACCTAGTGTCAGTCCTAACAGCACCAGTGCTATAGACACCGTCAAAGGTAATAGTCCTCACCCTTTGCCACAGGTGAATGACCAAAACACTGTTTTTCCAGAAATCTCCATCAGTAATACCCTTAATGCTCAGTTACAGATGcaaagaaaaaacacaacagGCCAACAAAATCCCTcaatgatttttaatagtttatgtaaacaaaaaagtcaaaagaaacCATCTTTGAATACCATAAAAATCATTGCTGATGGCAATGTGAGCAGTACATTCGCTGACAATAAATACAGCATAAGTGACATTTCAAATACTCTTGAAATGGCTGATCAGACAACATCATTAACCGAACTAGGATCTTTGCATTCTAAATGCAAAATCATGTTGCAGCATTTTATCTCATGTTTTGAACAAGATCAGAAAGTGCCATTCAACCAATATTTCATTTCAAGGGGTATCATCCTAGAAAAATACTTGGACCATCCACCTGCACAAGCAGACTTGAAGTATGAAGCAGTGAATTCTTACTTGGAGTTGCAGATGATGATGGAAGCTTGGCAGTTTGTAGAAAACAAAATCAACTTTCTGAGTGGTAAACCCACGTTTAGGAGTTTGCTATGGTATGACCCTTCTCTTTATGGAGAACTCTACAAAGGGGAGGTTGGCTTTCAGCAGCAGTCATCATTGTTTACTTCTTTTCAAAAGATCTTAGCACAAGAAGGCTGCAGTAAACTGCTGGAATATTACAGTGCAGTGTCCTCTGTGCACCAACAGCTCTGTGCAGCCCCTGATGCATCTTACTACATGTATCTGAAGAGTAAGCGTGAGCTCCTTGAGGCTGAGGCTGCACTCAGAAATCCCCACAACATTAAAAGCTTCTTTTTATCTGTACCAGTGTCTGCAATGATCAATTTAGGAGACAGTTTGGAAAGATTGGAAAAGATACACAAAGTGATAATGACTTTTGTGGAAACACCTTCGGATCAGTTGCCAGGGACATTTGATGTGGGCAAAGCAGAGCATCTGTCCATCACATTCAGATATCTTCAAGAAAAAGCTATTTTTGTGAAGTCATGCAAAGAAATTATTAGCAAAGTATCATGGTTTGGAATCGAGCACCTTTTTTATGATGCCTCTAAGGTTCATGTATGGCAAGACATGAGTCATGGTGCACCAAGTGAGGTCCTCAAGACATATAATAATTCAAACCCGCAGATTATTTTTGGGGTAACAGAGTCAGGTGTTACTCTCGTAAACAAAGTGGAACAGCCCCCTCCATCCATGGATGGAGCAGAGAccccaacaaaacaaacaagtaaTGCTGTTCGGAAACGGAAAGGTTTGCAGTTATGGACATCCTCACAACCTAGTGTTGCAAAG